From the Flavimarina sp. Hel_I_48 genome, one window contains:
- a CDS encoding DUF3667 domain-containing protein has translation MYKNNSTPTGRKSLKYRGKQCLNCGTPLDISDRFCPNCGQQNSTQRLTVFNYFNELLMSVITYDSRIYYTVSDLFLKPGTISQNYISGKRVRYANPFRFFLSVSIIFFLVSNFLDFIDQKDTDQNIKLFSNSETEDNLNDSIKDSIDATDSEDFTYISQKDIDTLSFFNKNARKVVLFFEFYQKESITDPNIALDSLKYNKTKFNVWLYKKNKVIDQIKENPNEFITYIKGKTPFFLFFFTPLLSIFYLLIYFRWYPFDAIKQSIQRSNRKEIQFLVHKTKAGSLFLNVLSFFYWIFRVRRTVNYMEHLVFNFHVLIFIFLGLLLCLLPDLLVGKDLFSMIFLLISPVYFYKAMRNFYKENRILTLVKFFAINIVFLTVGGIAALFFFTGWAAIY, from the coding sequence GTGTATAAAAATAATAGCACCCCTACTGGTAGAAAATCGCTGAAATATCGCGGAAAACAGTGTCTTAATTGTGGAACGCCATTGGATATTAGCGATCGCTTCTGCCCCAACTGTGGCCAGCAAAATTCAACACAAAGACTAACCGTCTTTAACTATTTCAACGAACTTTTGATGAGCGTGATCACTTATGATTCACGTATCTATTATACCGTTTCAGATCTTTTTCTAAAACCCGGTACGATTAGCCAAAATTACATTTCTGGCAAAAGGGTACGTTATGCAAATCCATTTAGGTTTTTTCTTAGCGTTAGCATCATTTTCTTTCTGGTAAGTAACTTTCTGGATTTTATTGATCAAAAAGATACAGACCAAAATATTAAGCTGTTTTCCAACTCAGAAACAGAAGACAATCTGAACGACAGTATCAAGGATAGCATTGATGCAACAGATAGCGAAGACTTTACCTATATTTCCCAAAAAGATATTGACACGCTATCATTCTTTAATAAAAATGCCCGAAAAGTGGTTCTTTTCTTCGAATTTTATCAAAAAGAATCCATTACCGACCCTAACATAGCCCTTGACAGCTTAAAGTACAACAAGACCAAATTTAACGTGTGGCTCTATAAAAAGAATAAGGTCATTGACCAGATCAAAGAAAACCCCAATGAATTTATTACTTATATAAAAGGCAAAACGCCATTCTTCCTTTTTTTCTTCACACCGCTTTTATCAATATTTTATCTTTTGATCTATTTTAGATGGTATCCTTTTGACGCGATAAAACAATCTATCCAAAGATCTAACCGAAAAGAAATTCAATTTCTTGTTCACAAAACCAAAGCTGGTAGCCTATTCTTAAATGTATTAAGCTTCTTTTATTGGATTTTCAGGGTGCGCCGCACGGTAAATTATATGGAACATTTAGTATTCAATTTTCATGTATTGATCTTCATTTTCCTAGGGTTACTACTTTGCCTTTTACCTGATTTATTAGTAGGAAAAGACCTGTTTAGCATGATTTTTCTATTGATTTCACCAGTTTATTTTTATAAAGCGATGCGTAATTTTTACAAGGAAAATCGAATACTCACCCTCGTCAAATTTTTTGCCATAAATATTGTATTTTTAACGGTAGGAGGAATAGCCGCCCTCTTTTTCTTTACGGGTTGGGCGGCAATCTATTAA
- a CDS encoding Na(+)-translocating NADH-quinone reductase subunit A, which yields MSKDIKIKRGLDIKLVGEAEKVVSNAPKSKTYTIKPSDLHLVTPKMMFKEGGTFNAGDPIFYSKSDETIKFVSPVSGILKEIKRGAKRVITHIVIEADGKDTYADYGKMDPATANAEQIKQRLLSSGLWPFIKQRPYDIIADTDEEPRDIFISGYNSGPLAPDLELVLKGKKAQLQAAVTALSKLTEGAVHIGVPKGVNSVFSDLNDAVLHGVSGPHPSGNVGTQINKVGPVNKGETVWTISAADLVIIGEHLLTGKFNPERIIAVSGSCIEKPKYYRTTLGSEIATFLYDAGLKDEKARLVSGNVLTGERVAPDGNLGYYHNEFVAIPEGDDYEFFGWNKPVFNKISPTRALTFSWLSPNKKYDLDTNTNGEHRAFVVTGIYEEVFPLDIFPLQLLKACMVEDLDAMEQMGMYEVAPEDFALTEFICISKQPHQAIIRKGLDLMQKEIG from the coding sequence ATGTCAAAAGACATTAAGATCAAAAGAGGTCTTGACATCAAATTGGTAGGAGAGGCCGAGAAAGTGGTGTCAAACGCTCCCAAGTCAAAAACTTATACGATCAAACCATCCGATCTGCATCTCGTTACTCCAAAGATGATGTTTAAGGAGGGTGGTACCTTCAACGCTGGTGACCCTATTTTTTATTCCAAATCTGATGAGACAATTAAATTTGTTTCGCCGGTAAGTGGTATACTTAAGGAAATTAAAAGGGGTGCAAAGCGTGTGATAACACATATTGTGATCGAAGCTGATGGTAAGGATACGTATGCTGATTATGGCAAAATGGATCCTGCAACTGCAAATGCAGAGCAAATCAAACAGCGGTTACTTTCTTCTGGGCTCTGGCCTTTTATCAAGCAGCGTCCTTACGATATTATAGCTGATACAGATGAAGAGCCACGTGATATATTTATCTCTGGCTACAACAGCGGGCCTTTGGCTCCAGATCTGGAATTGGTGCTAAAAGGGAAAAAGGCCCAGCTTCAGGCTGCGGTCACGGCACTTTCTAAACTTACGGAAGGTGCGGTGCATATAGGTGTACCTAAGGGTGTTAATTCTGTTTTTTCTGATCTAAATGATGCTGTGTTGCACGGGGTTTCAGGACCACATCCTTCTGGGAATGTGGGTACACAAATCAACAAGGTAGGCCCGGTAAATAAAGGTGAAACCGTATGGACGATCAGCGCAGCAGATCTTGTCATTATAGGTGAGCATTTATTGACTGGTAAATTCAATCCAGAGCGCATCATAGCTGTGTCTGGATCCTGCATAGAGAAGCCGAAATATTATCGCACAACTTTAGGGTCTGAAATCGCTACATTTCTGTACGATGCTGGCCTTAAAGATGAAAAGGCGCGTTTGGTTTCAGGAAATGTTCTTACCGGCGAGCGTGTTGCGCCAGATGGAAATTTAGGGTATTACCACAATGAATTTGTAGCGATCCCAGAGGGAGATGATTATGAATTTTTTGGTTGGAACAAACCTGTATTCAATAAAATTTCCCCTACACGTGCACTAACGTTTTCGTGGTTGTCACCAAACAAAAAATATGACCTTGATACCAATACTAATGGTGAGCACCGTGCGTTTGTAGTGACCGGGATCTATGAGGAGGTTTTTCCACTGGATATTTTTCCACTTCAGCTTTTAAAAGCTTGTATGGTGGAAGACCTGGATGCGATGGAACAAATGGGTATGTATGAAGTAGCACCGGAAGATTTTGCGCTCACTGAATTTATATGTATTTCAAAACAGCCCCATCAGGCGATCATTCGCAAAGGGCTTGATCTAATGCAAAAAGAAATAGGATAA
- a CDS encoding DUF5103 domain-containing protein produces the protein MKTTLLVCFFLSLASISLGQVEVEIPAPPYIKTVQFRGDTPLSQLPLLRLGENLRISFDDIIGDEADYYYTIEHFNVDWTPSVLAKTEYMEGFDNIRIFNYTNSLATLQIYTHYELNIPNKNTRSLTKSGNYMLKIRNSDEEIVFSRKFMIYDPQVSVGVEILRTRDLKFIDEKQVVNFKVDSGEEPLINPEETVYPLLIQNNDLQNTIGGLIPQYYIGNVLQYRYDEQASFFAGNEFFAFENKDVRAATNRVQYIELIDLYHNYLYVDPTRADQVYTYNPDINGNFVIRTLQGTNPDTESEYAWIHFAVKHEQLPEGQEVYINGNFNNYVIEDAVKMDYNAEAGIYELPLLLKQGYYNYNYIVAAQGVQLPQNPISGDFWQTENEYDVLIYYRRPGGRFDELIGVGNALSTSISGVRKD, from the coding sequence ATGAAGACAACATTACTTGTGTGTTTTTTCTTATCGCTTGCCTCTATTTCGCTGGGTCAGGTCGAAGTTGAAATTCCCGCTCCTCCATATATTAAGACTGTTCAATTTCGTGGAGATACACCTTTAAGCCAACTGCCTTTACTAAGGCTTGGGGAAAATTTACGTATTAGTTTTGATGATATTATAGGTGACGAAGCTGATTATTACTACACCATTGAGCATTTCAACGTAGACTGGACTCCCAGTGTACTTGCCAAAACCGAATACATGGAAGGTTTTGACAATATTAGGATCTTCAATTATACCAATTCCCTGGCTACACTTCAAATCTATACGCATTACGAACTAAATATTCCAAATAAAAATACCCGGTCACTCACAAAATCTGGCAATTACATGCTTAAAATTCGCAACAGTGATGAGGAGATCGTATTTTCCAGAAAGTTTATGATCTATGATCCCCAGGTAAGCGTAGGTGTAGAAATTCTACGTACGCGCGACCTTAAATTTATTGATGAAAAACAAGTAGTAAACTTCAAGGTAGATTCTGGGGAAGAACCCCTTATTAATCCAGAGGAAACGGTTTATCCGCTTTTAATACAAAACAATGACCTGCAAAACACCATAGGCGGTCTCATCCCTCAATACTACATAGGCAACGTACTTCAATATCGCTATGATGAACAGGCTTCATTTTTTGCCGGAAATGAATTTTTCGCTTTTGAAAACAAAGATGTTAGGGCCGCCACAAATCGTGTACAATATATTGAACTTATAGACCTCTACCACAATTATCTCTACGTGGATCCTACACGCGCTGATCAGGTATATACTTACAATCCAGATATTAACGGGAATTTTGTGATTCGCACATTACAGGGTACAAACCCTGATACCGAATCTGAATATGCATGGATTCACTTTGCAGTAAAGCACGAGCAGTTACCAGAAGGGCAGGAAGTTTATATCAATGGGAATTTCAATAATTATGTGATAGAAGATGCCGTGAAAATGGATTACAATGCCGAAGCTGGTATTTACGAACTGCCTTTGCTGCTCAAACAAGGGTATTATAACTATAACTATATAGTTGCCGCTCAGGGCGTTCAGCTTCCACAAAATCCTATCAGTGGGGATTTCTGGCAGACCGAAAATGAATATGATGTTTTGATCTATTACAGAAGACCAGGGGGACGCTTTGATGAACTTATCGGCGTGGGCAACGCATTATCCACATCCATTTCTGGTGTAAGAAAGGATTAG
- the rsmG gene encoding 16S rRNA (guanine(527)-N(7))-methyltransferase RsmG translates to MERILHYFPNMEPQQIDQLTQLESLYQDWNIKINVVSRKDIDEIYLRHVLHSLGIAKIQEFRAGASILDVGTGGGFPGIPLAILFPEVQFHLVDSIGKKIKVVDEVVAGLGLQNVKTTNDRVENIKGHYDFIVSRAVAQMETFVHWVKPFIAKESKHEHKNGILYLKGGDLAEELAVYKTATVYELENYFEEEFFETKKVVHLPLKYKG, encoded by the coding sequence ATGGAAAGAATACTTCACTATTTTCCAAATATGGAGCCGCAGCAAATTGACCAGCTCACACAATTGGAAAGTTTATATCAGGATTGGAATATTAAAATCAATGTGGTTTCCCGAAAGGATATTGACGAGATTTATCTCCGCCACGTATTACATTCCTTGGGAATAGCCAAAATCCAGGAATTTAGAGCGGGCGCCTCCATACTTGATGTAGGCACGGGAGGGGGTTTTCCTGGAATACCTTTAGCGATTCTTTTTCCGGAAGTTCAATTTCATCTTGTGGATAGCATAGGAAAGAAAATCAAGGTTGTTGATGAGGTTGTGGCAGGTCTGGGGCTGCAAAATGTAAAAACTACCAATGATCGTGTAGAAAATATCAAGGGACATTATGACTTTATAGTGAGCAGGGCAGTGGCGCAGATGGAAACCTTTGTACACTGGGTAAAACCCTTTATTGCGAAAGAAAGCAAACACGAACACAAAAATGGTATACTGTACCTTAAAGGTGGTGATCTAGCCGAAGAACTTGCGGTCTATAAAACGGCGACGGTTTATGAACTGGAAAATTACTTTGAAGAGGAGTTTTTTGAAACTAAGAAAGTGGTGCACCTGCCGCTAAAGTATAAGGGCTAA
- the apaG gene encoding Co2+/Mg2+ efflux protein ApaG produces the protein MVEQITKGIRISVTSHFEGTFYKEQQINFAFGYNITIENQSPHSVQLLSRHWEILDALNIMEIVDGKGVIGQQPILQPGELHTYSSGCLLSAPFGAMRGYYTMTNFTTGNTFKVRIPTFKLHSPFALN, from the coding sequence ATGGTTGAGCAGATTACTAAAGGGATCAGGATTTCGGTAACCTCGCATTTTGAAGGCACGTTCTATAAGGAACAGCAGATCAATTTTGCGTTTGGCTATAACATAACCATAGAAAACCAGAGTCCACACAGTGTACAGCTTCTTTCAAGGCACTGGGAAATTCTCGACGCTCTCAATATTATGGAAATTGTAGATGGTAAGGGGGTCATAGGTCAGCAACCCATTCTACAACCTGGTGAACTGCATACTTATAGCTCCGGTTGTTTGCTAAGTGCCCCTTTTGGAGCCATGCGTGGTTATTACACGATGACCAATTTTACAACCGGAAATACATTTAAGGTGAGGATCCCTACCTTTAAACTCCATTCCCCTTTTGCGCTTAATTGA
- a CDS encoding NADH:ubiquinone reductase (Na(+)-transporting) subunit B — MGFKEKMNSLKEEYKGKKMAPAFNALHTFLYTPNETTKNGSHIRAVDDLKRTMNTVILALVPVLIWGIFNAGYQYYAAIDAANGIIREPSLLGNFLTWDNFVIGAWTVLPLVIVSYAVGLGVEFVFAVIKGHEVEEGYLVTGMLVPLIVPIDIPLWMLAVAVIFGVIIGKEVFGGTGMNILNPALTIRAFLFFAYPTWMSGDKVWVHNAVDLAGTPDAISGETILGTYAANQEPIYNTFDMFFGFIPGSVGETSTFLIIIGALFLMFTKVASWRIILSAIVGAAVMGLIFNGVVDQGWITETSKFYGLMSTPFWKHLIVGGIAFGITYMATDPVSGSQTNKGKYWYGFLIGFFSIMIRVFNPAYPEGVFLAILLMNVFAPTIDHYVVQANIKNRMKRLKLRTA; from the coding sequence ATGGGTTTTAAAGAAAAAATGAATTCCTTGAAAGAGGAATACAAAGGCAAAAAGATGGCGCCTGCCTTTAATGCGCTGCATACGTTTTTATACACTCCTAATGAGACGACTAAAAACGGGTCGCACATAAGGGCTGTGGATGATTTGAAGCGTACGATGAATACCGTTATACTGGCGCTCGTTCCTGTATTAATATGGGGTATTTTTAATGCGGGTTATCAGTATTATGCAGCTATTGATGCTGCAAATGGGATTATTCGTGAACCTAGTCTTTTAGGTAATTTCCTTACCTGGGATAATTTTGTAATTGGTGCCTGGACAGTTTTACCCCTGGTGATCGTTTCTTACGCTGTAGGCCTTGGTGTGGAATTTGTCTTTGCTGTAATAAAAGGCCATGAAGTGGAAGAAGGCTATCTGGTAACCGGAATGCTGGTTCCACTTATCGTTCCTATTGATATTCCATTATGGATGCTTGCAGTTGCTGTAATCTTTGGTGTTATTATAGGAAAAGAGGTTTTTGGTGGTACGGGAATGAATATCCTTAATCCGGCATTGACCATCAGGGCATTCTTGTTTTTTGCTTATCCTACATGGATGAGCGGTGATAAGGTATGGGTACATAATGCGGTAGATCTTGCAGGAACACCAGACGCGATTTCTGGAGAGACAATTTTGGGGACATACGCCGCAAATCAGGAACCTATCTACAATACTTTTGATATGTTCTTTGGTTTTATACCAGGTTCTGTTGGGGAAACTTCTACCTTTCTTATTATAATAGGCGCGTTGTTCCTTATGTTCACTAAAGTAGCAAGCTGGAGGATTATTCTAAGTGCGATTGTAGGGGCTGCGGTAATGGGATTGATTTTTAATGGTGTCGTAGATCAGGGTTGGATTACAGAAACCAGTAAATTCTATGGCCTGATGAGTACACCGTTCTGGAAACATTTAATAGTAGGTGGTATTGCTTTTGGTATTACCTATATGGCTACAGATCCAGTATCTGGATCACAAACCAATAAAGGTAAATACTGGTATGGTTTTTTAATAGGTTTCTTTTCTATCATGATACGTGTATTTAATCCAGCCTATCCTGAAGGCGTGTTTCTTGCAATATTGCTTATGAATGTATTTGCTCCTACCATTGATCATTACGTAGTTCAGGCAAATATCAAAAACCGAATGAAGCGTTTAAAATTAAGAACAGCTTAA
- a CDS encoding fatty acid desaturase family protein — MDNTIIKFSRIDSAKFFRTLNKRVNSYFKENEIQRTGNWKLYLKSAVMFSLFLAPYFLLLTLNLPGWSQILLTIVMGIGMAGVGMNVMHDGNHDSFSSKKWVNKLMGSSIYILAGNVYNWQVQHNVLHHTYTNIHGHDEDLEAGRILRFSEHSPWKKHHRFQHYYSVLLYGLLTFNWAVTVDFLQMKRYLKRKLSYGKFPNPRIEWTKLVITKVIYVLIWIVLPLLVLDLAWWKVLLGFFIMHYTAGVILSMVFQLAHIIDDAEMPLPDNTGSMKNTWAIHQLFTTVNFSTKNRIVNWFTGGLNHQVEHHIFPHISHVHYTKISNIVKETAREFNLPYNEYKTTRKAIIAHFKHLKDMGTRPSLETA; from the coding sequence ATGGATAATACAATTATAAAATTTTCCCGTATTGACTCTGCTAAATTTTTTAGGACACTAAACAAGCGTGTCAATTCCTATTTTAAGGAAAATGAAATACAACGCACTGGCAACTGGAAACTCTACCTGAAATCTGCCGTAATGTTCAGTCTTTTTCTAGCGCCTTACTTTTTACTGTTGACTTTAAATCTACCGGGTTGGTCCCAGATTCTCCTTACGATTGTTATGGGAATCGGTATGGCCGGTGTAGGTATGAATGTCATGCACGATGGCAACCACGACTCATTTTCCAGTAAAAAATGGGTCAATAAGCTTATGGGCAGCAGTATTTATATTTTAGCCGGCAATGTTTATAACTGGCAGGTACAGCACAATGTATTGCACCATACCTATACAAACATTCACGGCCACGATGAGGATCTTGAAGCCGGGAGGATCTTGCGTTTCTCAGAACATTCCCCCTGGAAAAAGCACCACCGTTTTCAGCATTACTATTCTGTGCTCCTCTACGGACTTTTAACCTTCAACTGGGCAGTCACCGTAGATTTTCTACAAATGAAACGCTACCTAAAACGAAAATTATCGTATGGTAAATTTCCTAATCCTCGCATAGAATGGACAAAACTGGTAATAACAAAGGTAATTTATGTACTTATCTGGATTGTTTTGCCACTTCTGGTCCTTGATCTTGCCTGGTGGAAAGTTCTTTTGGGCTTTTTTATAATGCATTACACCGCAGGGGTAATTTTAAGTATGGTGTTTCAACTGGCGCATATCATTGATGATGCCGAAATGCCTTTGCCAGACAATACCGGCTCCATGAAAAATACCTGGGCCATTCACCAGTTATTTACCACGGTCAATTTCTCCACTAAAAACAGAATTGTAAATTGGTTCACCGGCGGGCTCAACCATCAGGTAGAGCATCATATTTTCCCTCACATAAGCCACGTGCACTATACTAAAATATCAAACATTGTGAAAGAGACCGCCCGGGAGTTCAACCTTCCCTACAATGAGTACAAAACCACGCGGAAGGCGATCATAGCACATTTTAAACACTTAAAAGATATGGGTACACGCCCTTCTTTAGAAACTGCATAA
- the pruA gene encoding L-glutamate gamma-semialdehyde dehydrogenase — protein MGKGFFEVPVAVNEPVMSYKPGSPERKEVVATYKEMYKSTIDAPMYINGKEIRTGNTRSMSPPHDHKHTLGEYHLANKAHIEEAISGALEARKKWSKLPWEQRAAIFLKAAELIQGPYRQKMNAATMLAQSKNIYQAEIDAACEIVDFLRFNVQYMSQIYEDQPESSSAAWNRVEQRPLEGFVYAVTPFNFTAIAGNLPSAPALMGNTVVWKPSDSQVYSAKVIMDVFREAGVPDGVINMVMGDPEMITDTVLDSPDFAGIHYTGSTTVFKNIWKKIGDNIHKYKTYPRIVGETGGKDFILAHPTANTKQVATAIARGAFEFQGQKCSAASRCYIPQSIWEEVKDYLLADLKSFKMGSPLDMGNFINAVIHERSFDKLAQYIDKAKADENVEIIAGGNYDKTDGYFIEPTVLLAKDPKYTTMCEELFGPVVTIYVYEDTAWEDTLKLVDGTSEYALTGAVLAADRYAIAQATDALQNCAGNFYINDKPTGAVVGNQPFGGARNSGTNDKAGSMINLLRWVSPRLIKETFVTPTDYRYPFLGE, from the coding sequence ATGGGAAAAGGATTTTTTGAAGTACCCGTAGCGGTAAATGAACCTGTAATGAGTTATAAACCTGGCTCACCAGAACGCAAGGAGGTTGTAGCTACTTACAAAGAAATGTACAAGAGCACCATTGATGCTCCCATGTATATTAATGGAAAAGAAATCAGGACCGGGAACACACGAAGCATGTCTCCCCCACATGATCACAAACATACATTGGGCGAATATCACCTGGCCAATAAAGCACATATAGAAGAAGCCATTAGCGGTGCACTAGAGGCCCGTAAAAAATGGTCAAAACTACCCTGGGAACAACGCGCGGCGATTTTCTTAAAGGCAGCGGAACTCATACAAGGGCCTTACCGACAAAAAATGAATGCGGCAACCATGCTCGCACAGTCTAAAAATATTTATCAGGCCGAAATTGATGCCGCCTGTGAGATCGTGGACTTTCTGCGTTTCAACGTGCAGTACATGTCTCAGATTTATGAAGATCAGCCAGAATCTAGCAGCGCAGCCTGGAACCGCGTAGAACAAAGACCTTTAGAAGGTTTTGTATACGCCGTTACTCCTTTTAACTTTACCGCAATTGCCGGTAATTTACCTTCGGCGCCTGCACTAATGGGTAATACCGTTGTATGGAAACCTAGCGATAGCCAGGTATATTCTGCTAAAGTAATTATGGATGTCTTCCGCGAAGCGGGTGTACCTGATGGCGTGATCAATATGGTTATGGGAGATCCCGAAATGATCACCGATACCGTTCTTGATAGCCCAGATTTTGCCGGAATACATTATACAGGTTCTACGACCGTATTTAAAAACATCTGGAAAAAAATTGGCGATAATATCCATAAGTACAAAACGTATCCCCGTATTGTGGGAGAAACCGGTGGTAAGGATTTTATCTTGGCACACCCAACGGCCAATACTAAACAAGTGGCAACAGCGATCGCTCGTGGCGCTTTTGAATTCCAGGGGCAAAAATGTAGTGCAGCAAGCAGATGTTACATACCCCAGTCTATTTGGGAAGAAGTTAAAGACTATTTGTTAGCGGATCTCAAATCCTTTAAAATGGGAAGTCCATTGGACATGGGTAATTTTATCAATGCGGTAATTCATGAACGTTCTTTTGATAAGTTGGCCCAGTATATCGACAAAGCCAAAGCAGATGAAAACGTGGAAATTATTGCCGGTGGCAATTATGATAAAACCGATGGTTATTTCATAGAACCCACCGTACTTCTGGCCAAAGATCCTAAATACACGACCATGTGCGAAGAGCTTTTTGGACCGGTGGTTACCATATATGTATATGAGGATACTGCGTGGGAAGATACTTTAAAACTGGTAGATGGCACAAGTGAATATGCACTTACCGGTGCAGTCCTTGCCGCAGATCGTTATGCGATTGCACAAGCAACCGATGCGCTACAAAACTGCGCTGGGAACTTCTACATCAATGACAAACCTACGGGAGCAGTTGTAGGTAATCAGCCATTTGGTGGAGCGCGTAACTCAGGTACAAATGATAAGGCCGGTAGCATGATCAACCTGCTTCGCTGGGTTTCCCCTCGTCTTATCAAAGAGACTTTTGTGACACCAACAGACTACAGATATCCTTTTTTAGGTGAATAA
- a CDS encoding NADH:ubiquinone reductase (Na(+)-transporting) subunit D, with protein MAILSKKDQGLLLDPLADNNPITIQVLGICSALAITAQLKASIVMALSVMFVLAMGNVVISLMRNIIPSKIRIIVQLIVVAALVIIVDQVLKAFAYELSKALSVFIGLIITNCIIMGRFEAFALGNGPWRSFLDGIGNAAGYGLILIIVGFFRELLGSGTLLGFQILGDPIQKTGLYALGYEDNGFMLLSPMALIVVGIIIWVQRSRNSKLIEEN; from the coding sequence ATGGCAATACTATCTAAAAAAGATCAAGGCCTACTATTAGACCCGCTAGCTGACAATAACCCGATAACAATTCAGGTATTGGGAATATGCTCTGCACTTGCGATTACCGCCCAGTTGAAAGCCTCTATAGTGATGGCACTTTCCGTAATGTTCGTGCTGGCCATGGGGAATGTTGTAATCTCCCTCATGCGGAATATTATTCCTTCTAAAATAAGGATTATTGTACAGTTGATCGTGGTTGCCGCTTTGGTAATTATCGTTGATCAGGTTCTCAAAGCATTTGCTTACGAACTCAGTAAAGCGCTTTCTGTATTTATTGGTTTGATTATTACCAACTGTATAATAATGGGACGTTTTGAGGCATTTGCCCTTGGTAACGGTCCATGGAGATCTTTTCTTGATGGCATAGGTAATGCCGCGGGTTATGGGTTGATTCTTATAATTGTGGGATTCTTCAGGGAACTTTTGGGATCAGGTACGTTATTGGGTTTTCAAATACTGGGAGACCCTATCCAGAAAACAGGATTGTATGCTTTAGGTTATGAAGATAATGGTTTCATGTTATTGTCTCCAATGGCCTTGATCGTCGTGGGTATTATTATCTGGGTACAGCGTTCAAGAAATTCAAAATTAATAGAAGAAAATTAA
- a CDS encoding Na(+)-translocating NADH-quinone reductase subunit C, whose product MVLVVGSVLAFTASSLKPTIQLNEKFEKQQNILYAMGVNRNVEGSAVFVSTDSVKDIFDNYIKRQLVIQDGQINEDPEAYLIDLKSQLTKEVKDRKLPLFVGEKDDKDYYIIPMYGKGLWDAIWGFIALDENFVVQGVYFDHKGETPGLGANIKQRYFMDDFTGEEIMDDTKYGGISVAKGNNDPLNERKDDGKVDALAGATITGNGVTAMINSTVKLYIPYIKDLKI is encoded by the coding sequence ATGGTTCTTGTCGTAGGTTCGGTGTTAGCTTTTACCGCTTCTTCCCTGAAACCTACCATTCAGCTCAATGAGAAATTTGAGAAGCAACAAAATATTTTATACGCAATGGGCGTGAACAGAAATGTGGAAGGCTCTGCAGTTTTTGTTTCTACTGATAGTGTAAAGGATATATTTGACAACTACATAAAAAGGCAGCTAGTTATCCAGGATGGCCAAATCAATGAAGATCCAGAAGCGTATTTGATTGATTTAAAAAGCCAACTTACTAAAGAAGTAAAAGATCGAAAACTTCCTTTATTTGTTGGTGAAAAAGATGATAAGGATTATTATATAATTCCTATGTATGGTAAAGGCCTTTGGGATGCGATTTGGGGATTTATTGCCCTGGACGAAAACTTTGTAGTGCAGGGGGTTTACTTTGATCACAAAGGAGAGACCCCCGGACTTGGGGCGAACATAAAGCAGCGTTATTTTATGGATGATTTTACCGGGGAAGAAATTATGGATGATACCAAATATGGTGGTATTTCTGTGGCAAAAGGTAATAATGATCCTCTTAATGAACGTAAGGATGATGGTAAAGTTGATGCCCTTGCTGGTGCTACCATTACCGGCAACGGGGTGACTGCGATGATAAACAGTACCGTTAAATTATACATACCTTACATTAAAGATTTAAAAATATAA